A single genomic interval of Malania oleifera isolate guangnan ecotype guangnan chromosome 11, ASM2987363v1, whole genome shotgun sequence harbors:
- the LOC131168250 gene encoding UDP-glycosyltransferase 73D1-like, with translation MASTPNQLHFVLIPLMAQGHMIPMIDMAKLLAERGVIVTIVTTPLNASRFAPIVNQAVESGLPIQVSELPFPCQEAGLPVGCESLDVVPSRDLIRNFYFAVGKLQQPLEQYLQEQKLPPSCIISDKYLAWTLQTAQKFRIPRIVFHGTCCFSLLSSHNIKLYNAQNSIILNSEKFLIPGMPQKIEITKAQLPGEFVLQADMDDIRGPIQEAELASYGVVVNSFNELEPQFVEGYRNALHKKVWCIGPVSLCNKAHSNKFERGNRASIEEKECLGWLDSKKPCSVIYACLGSQCRLVASQLIELGLGLEASNHPFIWVIKTEESMIAELEEWLKENKFEERINGRGLLIKGWAPQVLVLSHKAIKGFLTHCGWNSTIEGICSGVPMITWPLFAEQFLNEKLIVEVLRIGVRIGVQLPTRWGEEEKVGVLVKREDVEQALKRLMDGAEEGENRRKRARQLGEKAKETMEEGGSSHLGITLLIQDIIKQSELDKRSRVQV, from the coding sequence ATGGCATCAACACCAAACCAGCTTCACTTTGTTCTAATCCCATTGATGGCACAAGGCCATATGATCCCCATGATAGACATGGCCAAGCTCTTGGCAGAGCGCGGTGTTATTGTAACCATAGTCACTACCCCTCTCAACGCATCACGATTTGCACCGATAGTCAATCAAGCCGTAGAGTCCGGGCTTCCTATTCAAGTCAGTGAACTCCCGTTTCCATGCCAAGAAGCGGGTCTGCCCGTAGGCTGTGAGAGTCTTGACGTTGTACCTTCACGGGATCTTATAAGAAATTTCTACTTTGCGGTTGGTAAGCTTCAACAGCCATTAGAACAATACCTTCAGGAGCAAAAGCTCCCTCCCAGTTGTATAATTTCGGACAAGTACCTTGCTTGGACTTTGCAAACAGCCCAAAAGTTTCGAATCCCGCGGATAGTTTTCCATGGGACATGCTGCTTCTCACTGCTCAGCTCCCACAACATAAAGCTTTATAACGCTCAAAACTCGATCATTTTGAACTCAGAAAAATTTCTTATCCCAGGAATGCCCCAGAAAATTGAGATAACCAAAGCCCAGCTGCCCGGCGAATTTGTTTTGCAGGCTGACATGGATGATATTCGAGGTCCAATACAAGAGGCTGAACTAGCCTCTTATGGGGTTGTGGTGAATAGTTTCAATGAACTCGAACCCCAGTTCGTCGAAGGTTACAGGAATGCCCTACACAAAAAAGTGTGGTGCATTGGCCCAGTTTCGCTCTGCAACAAAGCGCATTCGAACAAGTTCGAGAGAGGCAACAGAGCCTCAATCGAGGAGAAAGAGTGTTTGGGTTGGCTTGATTCAAAGAAACCATGTTCAGTTATTTATGCATGTCTCGGGAGCCAGTGCCGCCTAGTTGCATCACAGTTGATAGAGCTAGGGTTGGGCTTGGAAGCATCAAACCACCCATTTATTTGGGTGATAAAAACAGAAGAATCAATGATTGCAGAATTAGAAGAATGgctaaaggaaaataaatttgaAGAGAGAATCAATGGGAGAGGACTTTTGATCAAGGGCTGGGCACCACAAGTTCTTGTTTTGTCCCATAAAGCAATCAAAGGGTTCCTAACACACTGTGGTTGGAACTCGACAATAGAAGGCATTTGCTCTGGGGTGCCAATGATAACATGGCCTCTTTTTGCTGAGCAATTCCTTAATGAGAAACTTATAGTAGAGGTTTTGAGGATTGGAGTTCGAATTGGTGTTCAGCTGCCCACTAGATGGGGTGAGGAAGAGAAAGTTGGGGTTTTGGTGAAGAGAGAGGATGTTGAACAGGCTCTAAAGAGACTAATGGATGGGGCGGAAGAAggagaaaatagaagaaaaagagCAAGGCAGCTTGGAGAGAAAGCAAAGGAGACCATGGAAGAGGGAGGATCTTCACACTTGGGCATAACTCTCTTGATCCAAGATATTATCAAACAATCTGAGTTGGACAAGAGGTCTAGGGTTCAGGTTTGA